The genomic region GGCTATTGTCGTTGGAGTCGAGAATTGTGACTATAACTTTTGTGCTGCCTGATTTTGGTGGATTCCCTTTGTCCCAGGCTGTTAGAACCAGTTCTAAAGTTGGCTGCAACTCCCTGTCCAGTTCTTTGATGACCACTAATTCAGCCTGCTTGGCCCCTCCAGAAGTACGGATATCCAAAGCAAAGTGCTGGTTGGAAGACAGGGTGTAGTTCTGCAGGCCATTCGGTCCCGCATCTGGATCTACAGCCCGGTCCAGAGGGATGCGCATTCTCAGTGAGGCTGTCTCAGAGATCTCCACCTCCTGCACTAGGCTGGGAAAGACTGGGCTGTGGTCATTTTGATCCATCACCTCCACACGAACTGACAGGAAATGCATAGCACCACCCTTTCTGTAGAGAACACTGAGGGCCAGTTCACAAAATTCTGCTCCCCAGCATAGCTCTTCTCGGTCCAGCCTGCGTAGGGTTGACACGGTACCATCCCTTGAGTCAACTGTGACTGGTAGAGCATGTCCATGCTCCACGACCTGAAAGTTTTCCAGTGATCCTGTTTCCCCACGTTCACGTAGGTCGTCCAGGAGGCGACCCACCCTTGTCCCTGAGGGCTGTTCTTCCCAGACATGATACTGGATAATGAGGGGAGCAGAGCCCATATTGTGGGCAAGACAGGGTGGACACTCAATAAGAGCTGCCAGAAGGAGCAAAACCTGGAGCATGGCTGTGTGTGAGTTTTCCTATTACCttttatatacagacagatgtgtTAAGCAACTAGATTTGAAAGAACTagaaaactagaaaaaataaatattaaaaaaagaaaactgctgTTTTAGAGTCAAAAATTAATGACAGTACCACCACGACCAGGTCATTTGTAAACGaccatttacagtaaatgtaaaagtCACAAAAATGAGAAAATGATAATTGTCATCACAAAGTTTCACAGCTATCACTTTATAGTAGTGTTATCCTATATTAACATTGAGATTTACTGATATGAACATACATAGCACACCACAATAATTAAACAGTAAGCACCCATGGAAAATATTGATCACTATTAAGACAActatattgcttttataaaagtaTAATTCCAGACCATTCTAGTTTATAAATAAAGTTATCATCTCCCATAGCCAAATCAGTGTTATTCTACAGCtctactcactcacacacagctgCTGCTTCCCGGCCCAGGACTCATCTGTATTAAAGTGAGGAGCGGAGGAACTCAGGAGGCTGGGACGGCTCATTCAGGGGGAATGTCCTGAGAGCCAATAACAGATAGTGAGGGAGGAGAGTACAGCACTTAACTCCACCCGCCTGTAGCAAGGAGCGGATTTAGAAGAAATGTAGCTGGAATCAACGGTGTGCTTTTAACGAAACATGATCCCGCTTCTTTCATTCGGTGCCTCTAGCTCTTCACACATCTGACTTTACTCCTTTTTCAAACTGTCTAAATAAACACAGTAAGAGTCAGGCTCTATGGCATTTGTCATCAGAGTTGAAGCAAACCTAAGATGAAACCTTTAGGGACCCTGAACACAAAAACAAGGCCTGGAGCTGAACTCTAAAGGTGCtgatgtaaaactgcattttgtttCAATTTGAAGCATATAATTTATGAAGACAAGAAAAGgcttctgattaaataaattgACAGTTATAATAGTGTTACAAACAGATACATTGGCCATTTCCATAAgccaatatattttttatattttacgtaGAAATGACTGTCAGTTAAAGTATTatgaatgaacatgaattaacaaattaacattcatctaaataaatataaaaaaattaaaagtgtttCATTGTGAGTAGATATATGTTACAgaaatgtttatatgtaatttcaactATTCCCAATGGTTTTGGTTATACAAGCAAGAGgataatatatattattgaagGCCTGTGGCCAATAAAAAGAGGATGGTGAAAGGGGAAAAGTGCAGACCCCACTTCCTCTCTGCATGGGGGTCTCCTAACACAAACTATCCCGTTACCTGCAAGCCAATAAAAGCTTTTCCCAGAGTGATAACACCGAGCTGCATGATAACAGAGAGGTGACGTGACATCTTTCTGCAGCCCTGTGTCCTGTGCTGGGGGTCCAGAGGCCTTTTACTCTTGAGTGCACATTAAGTTTGATCAGATGCTCATGAATTGGGCAGTAGGGAGCTTTCCTCCTCTAAGAGCAAGTGTGCATGTGTTtctcaggggtcagaggtcactccATGTGATTGGTGTCTATCTCTAAAATAAACAGGCTTGGCCTTCACACATAATCCTCTCTCCATTTTCTAATTAACCCCATCTGGAACGAATAATGACCTTAAGTTTGTCTGCTCATGTTCTCTTCTCTCCATTTGCTTTCTTTAACTTTCTCCCCTTCACTCTCTTCCTGCAGCTCACAAAGGATATAGAttgagtgttttgttttgtatgtgtgtgtgtattttgtttaattttaaaagaaacagAAACCACAAATAgttgaacttaaaaaaataagtaaagaaACGTATTTTAAACCATTACGTGAAATTGTAtgtataaatgcaaaaaaaaaaaaaaaaccttgctcacATGAAGCTATAGATTTAAGACTTGAAAAGTTGTGCATTAatcatattaaacaaaaaaatattattattatttcttttttttttttttagtttttgttttttaaagattgaATCTAAAtctttgaatttattattttttttttcctttgtttttttggGTAAATTATGACCTGGGCATGTTCTTGAAAGGTTTCATAAGATAtggatatatattttcaatagTAATGAAGTTAAATGGTGAGAAGCGTCAAAGCTAAGCAGTTAAATGGAAGTGAAGCATATCTTCCTCACTCGTGCAtgtgtacaaaaaaataataatgcaattatttGTGAGGTTTTCCAAATGAAAAGCAGAGAAACAAAAGTCCCGGAATATCCAGTATCTGGCTGCCACATTGCTTTGCTGAGGTTTTCTTCAACAGCATGTGTGAATTAAATTAGACCACAGTCCTGACACACtcggtgtgtgtgtttcacactgACCCCCCCGAGTGCCCAGGTCTCCCCCCTTCCCATTTCCACTACCTCCACCTTCCCTTATCACTGTAGGATGAGGGATCTAAACATCATTGTGCTGCTTAAACAATAGACGTGACACAGTAAAGCAGCCGGCAGAGATGAACTGCTGCGTGTTGTTGATGTTTTCAGCAGACGGAGAGGAAATGGTGAAGACGCACATAAACAGAAGTTTCACTGGCTTGAGGTCAGTTTGTCTCATCTGAGGGCTGAAAGGAATGCCACACAATCTCACAACACATTCCTGAAAGACGACGGCCTCTTATCTCCAGATGGATATTTGAACAAACTATGTCTATCTGACAAGCAAGCTGTCCAGTCAAGCACTTTGTCTCACAACACATAGCAATGAAAGACATACAGCAACAATCCCAAATTCTGCTGAAGCACATCACAAAGTCTCATAAGGTCAGAGGGAGATAGTCCAGCAGGACTGAAGAGATTAAGATAAGACAGGACTCAGGAGCAAGATCTTCTGAGACTGAAAGGTTGAGGGCAAAAAGGGGGAGTGAttaaaaaaagactgaaatagaAAGAGCAGGTTTCAACCATctgtgtctgcatgtgtgtggAAATATGGGCCGCAGGGCTCATTAGAGACTCTTTATGCCTCCTAAACAACTAAACACTAATTTGACTTAAGATGTTATACTCTGTCTCTTTTGTGCTCGTTCATATCCATTCATTGTTTCAGAGTTTGTTTTTTCAACAGCTCTGAAAACAAGATGCACAAAGTGCAGAAAATCATAGATTAGAGTAGTTGGTAATTTGCTTCAGAATAAACGCTACTGTATAATTCATACTTTTGGTAGAGAAAGTGGTGTTTTCACACTAGAATGAGTCTTCAGCCATTTATGAAAACCTCAGGcatttatatgtgaccctggagcaataAACCAGTCGTTAGGGTCAACTTTttgaaacaaaaaactaaaaataaataaatattgagaaaatcgcctttaaagttgtccaaatggagttcttagcaatgcatattactaatcaaaaattaagtttttatatatttatggtaggaaatgtacaaaatatcttcatggaacatgatctttacttaatatccttgtgacttttggtataaaagaaaaatctataattttgagtATTGTTGGTATAAATATTCCCGTActatttatgactggttttgtgctccagggtcacatgcaTAAATGAGAAGGCAGAAAACATTAAGATGAAGATAAAGAAAGACACAATCTAGCAGTAAATCTGAAGCAAGTATGAAAGTCACAGTTTACTGATGCAGCTTTAAAGATATTTCACCCAGAAGTTACAATTATATAATCATTTACTCTCCTTCCACACTCAGAAAAAGgcacggtagccattgactttcatactGTTTCAAGGAAAAAATCTGAAGTCAATGGCTGCCATTTGTGATAAaagaattaatttaaatacaaaaaaatacaattttattttacagcagATAATCATATTTAACCTGCACTTCACTCTTTATAATCATCAGTCTGAGTTCTGTAAGCATTCATGCGCCCAACTGCAACAAGCCCCTTGAGTTAAGAAAACGGTTTGGGAGAATTTTATGTAATACTGTTTAATTGAGCCAAACCTGCTTTACCATCTTTCAAAGATTCTGTAAGTAGAGAAACTCTTGAAATAATAAAGGTAAGTGTGTTATCACTAAGATTGCTGACCGGCTGCTGACCTTCACATCGCTTCTGAGGAtgaagaaagacagacacacaacaCATCAACTTTGAGACGAGAGCACAGCCTCTTAAACACTCCACCTCTGACATGATTCAGAGCTCATCCTGATCCACACACAGAGATACAGTGGTGTGGGGAGAGAGAGGAGGACTTCAGTGTCTCAGGGCATGGAGCTGATCTACTCACCCAGACGTTCATTTAAGGACAAGGGGCAAGACACAAGATAGGATGTGTGATCACCAAAGAGAGAATTAAAAGATAGAGCAAATACGCTTTTGTTGCTTTATTAAAGAGAGAATAAAGAGAGCATTTTGATCAATATTTCGAGAACATGCAAAACTCCTGTTTTGTTATCAACTATACATAATCAAATTCTGActttactcaaatcaaatcacAGTGCACACGAATAATTTCCAATAAACCATCTTTAAGTGTATCGTTTTATCTTTCTGTGAAAAACTTGCGATGACTGGTAAGTGTATCAGTACTGTCAGTGCATTAGTTACAGTACATAATTCAAATGAGTGTCAAATGATTAGTAATCATATTTAAACAGTGAATGAGGTGAATAATAATAACTGTTCTGTGATCAAAGCAGACTCGGTGgtagaaaaaaatagaataataacgacatttttacagtttataacaagcccatttttaattatttccaaATATCTCACATACTGTATTTCCCAActattaatattgttaatatataattcatattgtTGAGTTAAATTCCCCAAAACACATTATGGGAATAATAACACTGTTTTTGGGAATTTAGGGCATTACTGTCATTATCAGAGATTGGGAAATGCCTGAAATAAAACATATTGAAACAAATGGGCAGACAGTAACATTTCAGTGGACATTGGCCACGGTTCGGTTTACGTGGTGGGCATTTAGGGCACAGTGTGTTAACAAGACTTGTGCAAGAATGTCATGTTCGTCATGGAGGAGGAAGGAGGTGATTTTCTgatgaaaaatgtatcattttgcaCACTGGACATGAGCAGGGCGTGAAAGGCAAAATAAAGGACAAAGGCACAGCTAGCATGAAAAAGAAACATTCAAAGTATAAAAAGTGGTAACCTGCAACTGTTTCTATTAAAGAGCTATTTTACTTCTTACCACATTTAAACCATAAAATTTAGTTTTCTTGGTAAGAATGAATGCTGTTCAgtgatgtaaatttttttttacttaaaaccaGTTCATTTAGATGTCCCCATTAAATTATTTGTATCATTATTTTAGCCCCTGCTACCCACAATCCACTGCATTCATCACTTCCACAAATACATGCAAATTCCCATAATTAGTTGTGGCGAAAGCACATGCCGAGAACAAAAATATGGATGTAACGTTTCATAACATCGCTGATAAGTTGCTGAAAAGTAAACAGAGCACATGATAATGTACTGGTGTTTCAGTAATGGGCATTTCCCTGATTCAAGTCCAGCATGTTTAATGATTACACACCGACACAGTGTTGCACAATAAGTGGGTTTTACTCCAGATATAAGCTCGGATGAGAGATGAAAGCTGAAGAGAAGAGAGAAACCTTCATCAGACTTCATCAACGAACAGCTGAAAACTCAAGAGTCATGCTGCGCTTCATTTTCTTCCTGATGTGTCTTTTGCAGTTAAGGCACACAAGTAAGTGGGCTATGATTATGAATGTTgatatgctatttatttatttatttttttatgtggatTTTAATGTGAACACACATCATTAGCTATTAAATGTCAAAGTTGCAAATAAATCAAAGATttagagtacattttacaagaaaatactatttcagtctttttatttaaaaaatgcacgtTTTATTCAATGTGTCACTTGTGCCATTTCTTTgcaatatttgtgaaatttactagcagtgTTTCTGAGAGACAGTTGTAAGAGTTTTTCTGTCTTGTTGTCTGCAGTGCTGGGTGTTATGGGAGCTGTCACCCCAAAGCCAATTATCATAAATGGCAGCTACATAAACCCAGAATTAGGCAAGTATCATGCCAGGTTGAGGATCCTCGCTCGCAGCTGCCAGGATATCAAAGAGAAACACGGCGCTTCACAGGGTAAGCACTAAATTAgttcaaaatgttcaaaatgattgatttttcttttatgccaaaaatcataaggacataaagtaaagatcatgtacAATGAAGATATTttcctactgtatatatatcaaaaatgaattttcttttaataaaataagcatggctaaggacttcatttgtaCAACTTTAATGGTGAtcttctcagtatttagatttttttaattttttgcaccctcagattccagattttcaaatagttgcatctctgccaaatattgtcctcctaacaaaccgtggtccagggtcacatatgtcaaAAGGACATTAGCAAGCTTTCAGTCAAGTTCTTCTCTTTATTAAACTGAATGTGGGGTCTCTGTTTCTGCTCAGATGGCATGTACATCCTGACAACAGAGAGCGGTACATATTACCAGACTTTCTGTGACATGACCACAGCCGGCGGTGGCTGGACGCTGGTGGCCAGTGTCCATGAGAACAACATCAAAGGGAAGTGCTCTCTTGGTGATCGCTGGTCGAGCCAGCAGGGAAACGACCCAGACCTGCCTGAAGGAGACGGTACATGGGCAAACACTGTGACATTCGGCAGCGCCGAGGCCTCTACTAGTGACGACTACAAGGTACATTCCCACACAAATCCTCAGCCCACCAATGAGAGAGAAATAATGCCTTAAATCTGATGAGCCAATGCTGTTGCATCCCACAGAATCCTGGGTACTACGACATCTCAGCACAAGACGTGTCAGTGTGGCACGTTCCCAATAATGAGCAGCTGACGAACTGGACATCTTCTGCTGTCCTGCGCTACCATACAGACAGCCAGTTCCTCACAGAGCATGGTGGAAACCTTTACCACCTATTCAAGGTGAAACACACATCAAATTCAACATGCACATATGTACTCTTACTTTAAAGAGAATGTGCATAATGAAATAAGTGTAGATAGGCTACTTGCAGTCTCAatgaactgaaatatatataaaaagcatcACTGATCACTGGCAAAAAAATGATCTAGTATCTTGTGGACAGTTGGATTGGatgacacaaataaaaaaaagcaaaaatgcaaTAGTTacattatataatgcattataaaagtagttttaatgcactAAGTATGCCATGTAATGttctttataatgcattttatgatcACAATACATTATAATACTTGTCATTTCATTGTTAAACCTTTAGAAAGTACAATACATAAAGGCTTTCAGTAAAGTATTACCAAATATTCTAATAATCAAAACTTGTTTCACAAAAATACAAACGCatgggatttttttaaaaacacaaaaatgtaactttaaaatgaacactttaaaaatgaaatgttttgcaaTTTTGACCAGAAATACCCCGTGAAGTTTGGAGCAGGACAGTGTAAGAGTGACATGGGACCCAGCAGTCCGGTGGTGTACGATACTGGAGACAAAGATTCAACTGCAAGCTTATATGGACCACCTGTTGGAAGTACTGAATTCTATATTGCATAGAGAACATGCACATGCAGAAATACTGGGTACAAACTGTGTTTGTTCTGTTTATCTCAGAGGAGTTTGAGTCCGGCTTCATCACCTTCAGAGTGTTTAACGCCGATCAAGCCGCCATGGCCATGTGCTCTGGAGTTAAACCTACTGAATGCAATCCTCAACATGTAAGTCATGCTTTTTCAGTCTAAACAAATCACCTTACAAAGCTATCAGACTGATGTACATCTGTTTTGCAGTATTGCATCGGTGGAGGATTATTCTCGGGCCGTCAGCAGTGTGGAGACTTCACCGCTCTGGAGCAAGCGTCTAAAAGTCTCACTCAATCCGCCGTGCTGCTCTTCTATCGTTAACGGATGTCAAACACCAGCAGTAAATCACATGCTGAGCTCAACTGTACATGTACAAAGTTGTTAAAACATCAGCACTTCCTGTTTGATGTGTGAATGTTTATATCAATAAAACGTTTTAATACAACTATTTGAGCACTCAAGAGGAGTTTCAAATTAAACTATGCATATATACGAATAATTCACTCAGATGTTGTGAGGTTAGATGAGTTTTGGCATGTCCTGTGGGATGCTTCAGGGTTTGGCTGACAGCCTGCTGATAGATGCAGTAACTATTCTCAAGGAAAttcattatttcataaaaacACTCTTCTTCACTGACAGAAATTAAAAAAGTAGTTATGTACTCCGATGAAAAGTAGCAGCAGCTAAACACATGGATCAGacctttatttatttctataaaccATCTCTAAAAATTCACTCATATATGGGCAATACTTAAATATCATGTTCAGAAGAGCCTGCAAACACACTGCACATGTTTTTTTATAACGCTTTTTCAGTTGAATGTCCATTTATAGACGACACATTGTTCAATTATTGTGGCTTCAGTCTCCCACTGACcttcttttctttatttaccAATAATACTAATTCTTATTCACTAATTTACTAATTCTTTGTTTACTAATAATATTAGTGATATGACATAAACACACAAAGAGAAATGATGAAAAATATGcagatttctatatttattttgttttttgttaaaatacttttttgctttgtttactataaacatgagccgcggggaggtgttgcttcagtttataacaacgttttcaggcttcaagtataactcgtttgaagtaatggtgcttcatataacattatccagagaaactaatgttaatgataaatcccgttatgtttgtactggctactgtatacaggccaccagggcaccatacagactttattaaagagtttgctgatttatGATAAATGAATGGTTCTACTTTACATTTTGGTGCACATTCACTGATAAGCTTTAAAACTCATGAATTAATGGTGTACTGGTGTCCACCCATGTGTATGATTCAACTAACATTGGAATGAAATGATTCATTAATAATACCTCATGAATACGGTcattgctttctttcttttgtctcATCATACCGTGCAGTATGTGAAAGTAAGTGGTGTGAAGATGCCGTGAGACACAAACACTCTTCAGTCCCATTGTAATGGTGTATGTGTGCTGCATCATGATTTTAATGATGAATCAATTAAGATCTGAATTTATcttgaaatctaatcaaattataTGATTCAAATAAGTATGTACAAGCTTTTTAATTCAGCATTTATGACATGCGAGTCACTAACACGCAGGTATTTAAAATGACGATGCAGTTATTACTGCCTATCAGAGGTTTTAATGCATTTGTTAAGGCAAGTAAGTAATTGAACACCTTTATAACCCTTTACCATAATATAAAGCGTTACTGTTACATAAATATGCTAATACATGCATGTGTACAGCTAATTCAACATAATCCCAGTAGAGAAACTAATATTAGTGTTGAAGTTTTTGCCTTTGTAGTAATACAGATGTATATTCTCTTTCGCtgactcacccacacacacacacacacacacacacacacacacacacacacacacaccccttctGCATCCTTGAACGCGTTTCCTTCAACAGGAAGCAGCAAA from Carassius carassius chromosome 29, fCarCar2.1, whole genome shotgun sequence harbors:
- the itln3 gene encoding intelectin 3 encodes the protein MKAEEKRETFIRLHQRTAENSRVMLRFIFFLMCLLQLRHTMLGVMGAVTPKPIIINGSYINPELGKYHARLRILARSCQDIKEKHGASQDGMYILTTESGTYYQTFCDMTTAGGGWTLVASVHENNIKGKCSLGDRWSSQQGNDPDLPEGDGTWANTVTFGSAEASTSDDYKNPGYYDISAQDVSVWHVPNNEQLTNWTSSAVLRYHTDSQFLTEHGGNLYHLFKKYPVKFGAGQCKSDMGPSSPVVYDTGDKDSTASLYGPPVGKEFESGFITFRVFNADQAAMAMCSGVKPTECNPQHYCIGGGLFSGRQQCGDFTALEQASKSLTQSAVLLFYR